Within the Hippoglossus stenolepis isolate QCI-W04-F060 chromosome 2, HSTE1.2, whole genome shotgun sequence genome, the region CGGAATATCGATACAGGAATATAGAGATATGAGTGATATCAACACATAGTCATTTAGTTGTATAGTTTGGCACTTTATggttgttttatattataacgGTGGCACATGTGGACATTGACAggttacagtgtgtttgttaaagacTAAAGAGACTTGATGCAGTGTTTCGTCTCAGTTTGAGTCAAGTAGCagtgaatacacacacaaaccctgcaCTTTGCATCTTCTTCAGTGAGACAGATATCATGATGTATGATTCTCTTGCATTGTATCGTGATGTTATCGTTATCGTGGGACATGCAGCGCGTATCGTGAGTTACCCTGCGATTCCCACCACTTCTAGTGACGTTACCACTTCAGGGCACGAAGACGGTGAGATGCTGCTTGATGTTCTAATGCTGCAACGACATTTATAGAGCTGAGACAATCTGCCTACTAATTGGCACAGACGGTAATACTTGATTAATCAACTTAACTTAACCTTAAGTTATACTCAACATAGATTTTATAAAAGCCAAACGTGGTCATGGTCAATCACATTTATTCTGCACTTGAAACCTTTGCATccaaacaaactgttttaaagaattaaaattTGGGGATTTCCGCTCATTTACTGTGACTATGTTTAAattttaagctttgatttaaGACACTCTACCAACAAGTTAAGTCAACACataaattaaaagtttatttcCCAATCAAAAAGTCTCCCAGTGATACTCTGGTGTCAGGTTTTTAATTATTGGCAGTTGTGTGATGTTTGCGTTGtacaaacagaaagtgaatcTCACttcccctgaaacacacagaataGTTACAGGTGCAGGTTCATGTCAGTAAAGATGTAAGAAACAGtgataaaactaaaatcacatcccgtgtgtgtgttctactAACTGATGCGGTCTTTGCTCTGCACTCTTCAGAGATGCGTTTTCTTTTGACACATTAGTAGAAATAATTAGTGGGATTGTGGTGAAGCCACTTCAGTAAAGCTCAGTTGTGTAACCGTCACTGAAACAGGAGCGTTTCTTATGCTTTACTTCTAAAGCTACTGGTTCTGTGGAGTCAAGAAGGACGATCTGAAAGCAGAAGCGTCGCCGTGCGTCTCTGCTGAAGCTCTACCAGTCACTTCACtgcctgacctctgacctctgaccttcctgCAGGGGGAGACACACAGTTTGTCTCTGATGAGGAGTTTGAACATTTAACACAGAAGCCGAGTGTTGACTCAACACTGTAATACACTGTAATCTGAATATGTCCTCCTGATATGTAGCAGATAATGTGTTTGACGAGCTTTAACTTGATGTGTTAATTCTCCTCAGTTGGAACCAGATGAACACATCTGTATGTTGCCCAATACCGCCCTCTGCTGAGCAAACCGGGGCACTACAGAAACTCAAGCACAATCTGCCGGACGTTTGCTCAACTttgcttttaaataaagatggacgacatcacaaCTGCCCAATATACTCAGCCAATGTGTacgatcgccccctggtgggtgGCGattgtatccgggatattttaaGCTTCTTTTCAAGATAGcgggaggaagcggagacgcgtcgtccatatttaaataaagtctaAATACAGTGAGAAGTAAGAATACAGCGGAAACAActgagacatttaaaataaaaacaacatcagactTTCTGtagtaaacataaaaaaaaaaggtttaatccAAAGCGGACCATTCGCCAAGGAATCCAATTTACAGGGTTAAATTATTTTacactaaaaaaaataaaaacaaacaaaacaggttACCACAGTTTAAACCACACGGCCCAACAGTCACTGACATGACTTCATCAGGACGTGAGGGACAATGAGAAGTCTCAGTTCAAATCGAGacaataaaaagtcaaactgaCATTTCAACATCTTATTGTCCCGATGAACAAACAGATCAGACGCTGGTCAGGGAAGGTTTTAAATTTACAAATGTTCAGCTTCCTTTCGTGTGGGTCTTGATTTTCACAGCGTGCAGAGGAACTCGGAGACAATGCACAACGAGCAGaggaacttcctgtttcacattTATGTTAAAGACACCGATAGAACAGTTCCAGGGAAACAGTGGAGAGAAtgactcaaaaagaaaaaacagtgtCACTTAAGTCTTGCAGGGTTTTTTTAGTAAATACCACCGACATGCAAactctgtgttatttttaaatatttaaagttgtAAGAGGAATAAATACAAGAGAAAACAATTTGACCTTCCCTTAAAACTGGCTCGTAAAACTGCAGAGAACCGAAaaatgaggaggagaaatcGTCAGAAGAGGAAACGACGTCATGGAGACGTCTCAGTTCAAAAGCTCGTTTCTCCTCCGAGATGAATTCAGTCAAAACAGAAATGAAGTCAATCTCTAGTGTTTATCTGTAGCTGACGTTTCAGCCACGTGCAACAGCTTCGTCACTTTCACAAACCCATCGATACAACATCCACAAAACCTTCAACAGCAGGATGCACCAGACACAGactcagcagcacagacacatttcCAAACAAACATACAATTAGAACCAAGAAccactttttaaagtttataaaaaaaaacctacTGAACACAGAGCTGGTCTGGGTTCAGCAGGATGTTGCTGAGGCGCCACTGAGCAAGGCAGTGGACGCCCACCGGCTCTGGAGTGTTTAGGAAAaggctgaaaataaaaaacaaaagtatttcTCTGGTGCTGAAAACGTGGAACTGGTGCATCCGTCCTGACGATACAACAAACTGAGCAGACATCAGTTTAAGTCAAACCATGAACAGTGAAGTCGAGGATCTGagaacaatacatttaaaaacaattaattatatagttcaaaatgtttaaaaagggaCATTAAGAAACAATTTTAGTTTctgcaaatacaaaaagaacaaaataagtTTCCTGGTGTTAGACAACAGATTTATTCTGCAGATGAAAGTTGCAATGGTTTGCTCATCGTTTGAGATTAACTTTTTCCTCCGCTGCCATGTAAACCGTTAATGCTCAATAGTgcaaaaatatgagaaaatattcCAAATTGATCCTTTACTCAACTAATTGGACAGCTGTTTGGGTTAATTCCTTATAGACGctcttattttgtagttttgggGGAGAAACATCATCTCTCTCCAGAACTCAGAGATTCATCCTGTAAATGACTTAATGTCCCTTTCATCACACAATCCTTAAAAACACTGTTCgaggtgaaacacatgaaatCAAAATCTGTAACAGTCGCATGTTTTATCACCACACACATGacgtgttaaataaaacaaccagGTGACGCCGTCCAATCACATTACGATCCTTTCTTACTTCTCTCAGACTCGCGCCTCTTCTTCGTAACACAATCAACCTTCgatacagcacacacacacacacacacacacacacacacacacacacacacacacacacacacacacacacacacacacacacacacacacacacacacacacacacgccaagcATCTTCCTCTCTGTAACAGATTGCTGCTCATTTCCACCAATGTAAAAACATAccaaaaaaaatcctttcatttcaacagaaacaaaaacccTCAAGCACTTTTGTCCAAATTAAGACAAATGACTCCTCCGTCACCagctgcagttaaaaaaaaaaaaaaaacacaaaataaaataaaaaagctccTGGAGATATTCTGGGAAAGTTTCATATTTGACAGATTCGCAGGGATCCCAGTCCGCGGGAGTCGTTACGatgattattaattattgtttttcatatcaggaggaggagatgtttgAAAAATTTAAATCCAGCTGATTCCAGATCAGCAGCACAATCCCAAGACATCTTTCACCCAAGTGTCGTACCCAAAGCGCTCATCACAGTTCCCAATAAgaataaagtgtaaaaactTTCAGaacatgcacatcacacacacacacacacacacacacacacatatgtacatatTCTACATGCTACAGCAAACTGTGAGCTCCGCTAACTACAGGCCGCTGATTCTGAGACAGCAGCAAATAAAAAGGGTTTCGAGTGACGACTGGCACAAGCAGCTTCGAGCCAGAGACGCAGAACCAAAGTGAAGAAGCTGCTTCAGGTGAATCGTTGCTGACTGgatcagtgtcagtgtgagaaGTTTATCGTCAAATCAAGAGGATTATTAAAACAGGCAAACGCATCATGTTATAGCAGCAGAACTATAATTTAACATTTGATGAGTTTGAATGTGttaataatgttaaaataaactgttataaCAGGTAAAACGTGAAGAACATCTTGTTAGAACAATAAACTTTTCGTGCTGTAACACGATAttcatccatttttctttttcctcccgtCGCAGCAACAAACCTTTTGGTCGTCATTACACTTGTTGAAATATTATTGTGATTCTCAGTATTGGGTTTATGGTCCAGATCTACAACTAATCTCATCACATCTGATttccaaattaaaaacaaaatgcctaaAAATAATGTCTTAATTGATTTGAAATAACGTCAGACTGATTCTCAAAGTGCTGGATCTCCATCAGAAGTTCACTGTGTGGtctaaaatttaaattatttaaaagaatattAACGTCTGTAGCATCTaaagacaataataaaaaacattaaaaactataaaacatgaattttcTTCACCATCCTTCGATCAACAGCATGTAGAATAAAAGCTGCTGGTACCAGTTAAGTCACATCCTGACCCATGTTCAGTGGTAAAGTGAACCCAGACTTTGGTTCAGCTGCTCTGGCTTAAATCTGCTGAATATTACTCACAGTTATATCAGACTCActacaatgaaaacacaatgacacaagaTGAGGGTTAATTATACTAATACGGCCCAAATCCGGTCTGAGATGAGAGGAAGGTGTCGGGTGTCACACAGAGATCTCCTgagcaggagagaaacacaTCCTGGTCACGGCGGGGGAGGCCTGCTGAgtgatggaggggaggagggaggagggaggacggatggacggacagaaaacaacaatttaacaATTCACCGTCATGTTTAGGAGAACTTGAGGCACAAGCTGTTGGTATTTAGAATCCCTCGGCCTCTGCAAGTTAACAGAGGTGATACGCAGCAAGTCGGAGAAATCCACAGGTTGCGTTTTCTCCCCCGTCCAAgtctttgttggtttgtttgttggatttTGCTTGAGGTGTGCAAGCTCCTTTTGGAACGGTGATTTTTCTACTTTCAGATGTGAAGAAGAAACTGTTTCATACCTTGGAAACCTTCAGAGCCTTGTTCTCTGTAAAAGTAAAGTCTGGGTTTTTCACCACCAGTCCCACCTTCCCCAGCACAGGACCAGTTAATGGACTGTTCACCTGCACACAACAGAATAATGCTATTATCACTCACTCTCCTGTGACGGATTAAATAAAAAGGGTAAATAACAGAGACGATACTAAACCAGAGAGTTCAGTCCGGAGGAAAGTACAAAAATACGAAGTGCATTAGAGCTTCTCAGTGTAAAcgtggtaaaaaaaaagcaaaagagcCTCACCCCTTGGAGGATGACGTTCTCTTTACCAGCTTTCCTTCCAGCCCTGTTGAAGGAGTCGGGGGAGATGTGTCGGACCCGCCTGTCTGCTGTCAGCTGCTCCGCTCGGGCTTTGCGCTGTCGTCAGAGCATCGGGTGTGAAAGTTAGAGAATCAATTACACAGATTATTGCTTTGTTTCTCTCGCTAAACTTCTCGTTGTACTCCTCTTCTCCACTTTCCACAACCAACATGGACCTCCATACCTTGATGAGGCCCCCGAACGACCGTGAGCGGGGATGTTTCTTGCTGGGAGCTGGGGGCGCCTGCTGGTGCTCGTTGGTCGGCGACCCTGACGTCGTCTGTTTGACCAACtgcacacaggggaaaaaaaacaccacttcATACTATAAGACATTTAACACTCGGAGATCTGCATCGGAGAAACTCAACAGCCGGACTGTGGGACGGAGGGAAGACGCTGAGGCGAACCTGTCGGAcgagtttcttcttcttggcgGAGTCCGGCATGTTGTGGTGGACGTGTCTGAAGAGGTCCTTCAGGGCCTCCTCGGTGTACTGCTGAGCTGGGGACTGGCACGGCTCCGGAGCGCTGGGGCCCAGAGCAGCCGTCCTCTTCAGGGGCAACACGGCACGCTGGGCCGGAGAGCTCCTCGCCGCCAGCAGCTCCAGATCTTCCTGAGagggcagagcagagcaggcTGAGGACTGTGGACCCGTTGTAGTTGTAATGATTTAACTTGTTTGATTCAGAGCTTTAATCTACTTTTCAGTTCACTAACTTTggcattttaaatgaaaaaggttGATCTACTGTGAGTCTGTGAACTAACCTTGGCCTGCAGAGCCTTGGTCCCAGCGAAGTGCACTCTGGCATATTCCCGCAGGTAAGCTGGAGCCTGAGCATCGAACAGGGGACACACGTCATTCATTACAACAGTCACATACTATATCTCAAGGACATGGTTTTTAGAGCATATAACTGATGTAGTTTTACTGGtttggtcgtgtgtgtgtggtcaataATCACCCTGAAGAGTTTCTGTGAGTGTTTGATGAGGAACGCCATGCTGTTGTTCAGTTTCTTCAGGTTGTCTTTCAGGTCACCGGCCGTCATCTGGAGCACGacgcaacaacaaaaacaaactaaataaaacagtttagtttctttctttaaagTGGATGATTAATTGTGATAAAACATTCTCTGTACAGCCTCTGGCTCAGGTTCTAAAGGACAGATCGTACGTGTCTGGGCCACAGGACGTGCGGAGCGAACATGAGGGCCAGGTTGAAGGCGGACATCTTGTTCTTGTCCTGCTGCTTGGCTGTGTAGTAAAGCAGgtccagcagcagtttgagcAGCGAGCGGTTGGCCTGAGGCAACAGCAGGAAGAGAAGCTGCAGGGCCTCGATCTGACGCTCCTTGTTGGGCACCACAGTCTTGTTGCCTTGCTCGTCAAACAGAGTCATATCTGGGACAGAGATGATGATGGAGGATGTAAAGTTAGAAGGAGCTTTACCTTTTCCCTCTCGTTAACCATTTCCCAgtgacataaacatttaaaaaccaaatgTTGCACTTTCAAGAATGCAATCATTATGAACATCTTGACTACTGACAGAatactgctctgtgtgtgtgtgtgtgtgtgtgtgtgtgtgtgtgtgtgtgtgtgtgtgtgtgtgtgtgtgtgtgtgtgtgtgtgtgtgtgtgtgtgtgtgtgtgtgtgtgtgtgtgtgtgtgcgcgcgtccTACCAGCTATCTTAAGGTGTGCATGGAAGTG harbors:
- the arhgap19 gene encoding rho GTPase-activating protein 19 isoform X3; its protein translation is MEFDVGTVSSMVINHEESPGDSRAGRPPVIFNPDFFVEKLRHESPEVFLEVVLSNITRLIDLPGTEFSQLLGEESPKTPTGGNGGFFRSFNFLKRKDKDVVFGTPLTESCIAQIYQLIEYLSKNLHVEGLFRVPGNSVRQQTLKELLNSGADVDLASGDFHPNDVATLLKTFLGELPEPLLTHRHFHAHLKIADMTLFDEQGNKTVVPNKERQIEALQLLFLLLPQANRSLLKLLLDLLYYTAKQQDKNKMSAFNLALMFAPHVLWPRHMTAGDLKDNLKKLNNSMAFLIKHSQKLFRAPAYLREYARVHFAGTKALQAKEDLELLAARSSPAQRAVLPLKRTAALGPSAPEPCQSPAQQYTEEALKDLFRHVHHNMPDSAKKKKLVRQLVKQTTSGSPTNEHQQAPPAPSKKHPRSRSFGGLIKRKARAEQLTADRRVRHISPDSFNRAGRKAGKENVILQGVNSPLTGPVLGKVGLVVKNPDFTFTENKALKVSKQASPAVTRMCFSPAQEISV
- the arhgap19 gene encoding rho GTPase-activating protein 19 isoform X1, with product MAAGKQVEENSQNKRGTVSSMVINHEESPGDSRAGRPPVIFNPDFFVEKLRHESPEVFLEVVLSNITRLIDLPGTEFSQLLGEESPKTPTGGNGGFFRSFNFLKRKDKDVVFGTPLTESCIAQIYQLIEYLSKNLHVEGLFRVPGNSVRQQTLKELLNSGADVDLASGDFHPNDVATLLKTFLGELPEPLLTHRHFHAHLKIADMTLFDEQGNKTVVPNKERQIEALQLLFLLLPQANRSLLKLLLDLLYYTAKQQDKNKMSAFNLALMFAPHVLWPRHMTAGDLKDNLKKLNNSMAFLIKHSQKLFRAPAYLREYARVHFAGTKALQAKEDLELLAARSSPAQRAVLPLKRTAALGPSAPEPCQSPAQQYTEEALKDLFRHVHHNMPDSAKKKKLVRQLVKQTTSGSPTNEHQQAPPAPSKKHPRSRSFGGLIKRKARAEQLTADRRVRHISPDSFNRAGRKAGKENVILQGVNSPLTGPVLGKVGLVVKNPDFTFTENKALKVSKQASPAVTRMCFSPAQEISV
- the arhgap19 gene encoding rho GTPase-activating protein 19 isoform X2, which encodes MAAGKQVEENSQNKRGTVSSMVINHEESPGDSRAGRPPVIFNPDFFVEKLRHESPEVFLEVVLSNITRLIDLPGTEFSQLLGEESPKTPTGGNGGFFRSFNFLKRKDKDVVFGTPLTESCIAQIYQLIEYLSKNLHVEGLFRVPGNSVRQQTLKELLNSGADVDLASGDFHPNDVATLLKTFLGELPEPLLTHRHFHAHLKIADMTLFDEQGNKTVVPNKERQIEALQLLFLLLPQANRSLLKLLLDLLYYTAKQQDKNKMSAFNLALMFAPHVLWPRHMTAGDLKDNLKKLNNSMAFLIKHSQKLFRAPAYLREYARVHFAGTKALQAKEDLELLAARSSPAQRAVLPLKRTAALGPSAPEPCQSPAQQYTEEALKDLFRHVHHNMPDSAKKKKLVRQLVKQTTSGSPTNEHQQAPPAPSKKHPRSRSFGGLIKRKARAEQLTADRRVRHISPDSFNRAGRKAGKENVILQGVNSPLTGPVLGKVGLVVKNPDFTFTENKALKVSKASPAVTRMCFSPAQEISV